From the Lathyrus oleraceus cultivar Zhongwan6 chromosome 4, CAAS_Psat_ZW6_1.0, whole genome shotgun sequence genome, one window contains:
- the LOC127137640 gene encoding uncharacterized protein LOC127137640 — translation MDEQEQESARVRAELDEIKGEVVHDIGKSVQQAVPLPVYTDARPVTHTVVPPAAYARHIPHYEDQQHMYQTVDSTVAGDEVRFEDFRELKENMQLLEKKFRDLEGDHVFGSAAKEMCLVSGLVIPAKFKTPDFDKYKGHTCPKSHLIMNYRKMAAHVEDNKLMIHCFQDSLSGAPSKWYLSLDQNRIRYFGDLSDAFIKHYKYNMDMAPDRRQLQSMFQHEKESFKEYA, via the exons ATGGATGAACAAGAGCAAGAGAGCGCCCGAGTTAGAGCTGAACTAGACGAAATCAAGGGAG AAGTAGTGCACGATATTGGGAAATCTGTCCAACAAGCTGTGCCATTACCGGTTTACACCGACGCACGTCCAGTCACCCATACTGTGGTTCCACCAGCTGCCTATGCTAGGCATATTCCTCACTATGAAGATCAACAACACATGTATCAGACTGTCGACTCAACAGTTGCTGGTGACGAAGTAAGGTTTGAGGATTTCAGAGAATTAAAGGAGAACATGCAGCTCCTTGAGAAGAAGTTCCGAGATTTAGAAGGGGACCATGTCTTTGGATCTGCCGCCAAAGAAATGTGCCTCGTATCTGGGTTGGTGATTCCGGCCAAATTCAAAACTCCAGACTTCGACAAATACAAGGGGCATACTTGTCCAAAGAGCCATCTCATCATGAATTACCGAAAAATGGCTGCACACGTGGAAGACAACAAGCTGATGATCCACTGCTTTCAAGATAGCTTGAGTGGGGCTCCTTCCAAGTGGTATTTGAGTCTGGATCAGAATAGGATCAGGTATTTTGGAGACCTGTCAGACGCGTTCATAAAACACTACAAAtataacatggacatggcgcctgacagaagACAGTTGCAGAGCATGTTCCAGCATGAAAAGGAGtccttcaaggaatatgcttaG